From one Triticum urartu cultivar G1812 chromosome 3, Tu2.1, whole genome shotgun sequence genomic stretch:
- the LOC125548404 gene encoding probable calcium-binding protein CML14, giving the protein MKRPRHQKLKTRSRRKEWSDLVATPRNMQSHRPAPEDHVREESRSARAQPTTRARAAATRTTVTPARRSAFMSVPSDSGQETPPSATESGRTRLQDEQLGQLRELFMRFDLDGDGSLTKLEIAALLRSLGLRPAEGDEIHTLIASMDIDGNGTVEFDELTSSLSQLLLGPGRSSVAVDHEQLAEAFRAFDRDGNGYISAAELARSMAQMGHPICYAELNDMMREADTDGDGSISFEEFAAIMAKSAVEFLGLAAL; this is encoded by the coding sequence ATGAAACGGCCTCGTCATCAGAAGTTGAAAACGAGATCCCGACGGAAAGAATGGTCAGATCTCGTGGCCACGCCACGCAACATGCAGAGCCACCGCCCCGCCCCCGAAGACCACGTCCGAGAAGAAAGCAGAAGCGCACGAGCCCAACCAACCACCAGGGCGCGCGCGGCGGCGACGAGGACAACCGTCACCCCTGCGAGACGCTCGGCATTCATGTCCGTCCCCTCCGACTCCGGCCAGGAGACACCACCCTCGGCGACCGAGAGCGGTCGGACGCGCCTCCAGGACGAGCAGCTGGGGCAGCTCCGGGAGCTCTTCATGCGCTTCGACCTCGACGGCGACGGCAGTCTCACCAAGCTCGAGATAGCCGCGCTTCTCCGCTCGCTCGGTCTCCGCCCCGCCGAGGGGGACGAGATCCACACCCTCATCGCCTCCATGGACATCGACGGCAACGGCACCGTGGAGTTCGACGAGCTAACCTCTTCCCTCTCCCAGCTGCTCCTCGGGCCCGGCCGCTCCTCCGTCGCCGTTGACCACGAGCAGCTAGCCGAGGCCTTCCGCGCCTTCGACCGCGACGGCAACGGATACATCTCCGCCGCCGAGCTCGCGCGCTCCATGGCGCAAATGGGGCACCCCATCTGCTACGCGGAGCTCAACGACATGATGCGCGAGGCCGACACCGACGGCGACGGCTCCATCAGCTTTGAGGAGTTCGCCGCCATCATGGCCAAGTCCGCCGTCGAATTTCTCGGCCTCGCCGCGTTGTGA